A part of Anolis sagrei isolate rAnoSag1 chromosome 3, rAnoSag1.mat, whole genome shotgun sequence genomic DNA contains:
- the PRRG1 gene encoding transmembrane gamma-carboxyglutamic acid protein 1, which yields MDNVFLTEDKANSVLKRYPRANGLLEELKQGNIERECYEERCDKEEAREAFENDEKTMEFWKEYTHGLHGESNAGHNWYPFYLVFPLIIGLFIILLIIFLTWRCLFKKKMRRRSMYAHSRTRESSGNTTIGDGRSSLPQPLSILHSPQEEMFEDNGHSPGYFSYMDGHADSVSIRLSSCDPPPSYEEVAGEISGESGMRRIQTANPLDPPPQYEDIMNSMSVPPVTIK from the exons ATGGACAACG TGTTCCTCACAGAGGATAAAGCCAATTCTGTCTTAAAAAGATACCCCCGGGCCAATGGACTTTTGGAAGAATTAAAACAGGGAAACATTGAACGTGAATGCTATGAGGAGCGCTGTGATAAGGAAGAGGCAAGAGAAGCGTTTGAAAACGATGAGAAGACA ATGGAGTTTTGGAAAGAGTATACACATGGACTTCATGGAGAAAGTAATGCAGGACACAACTGGTATCCATTTTACCTTGTGTTCCCGTTAATCATTGGCCTTTTCATCATTCTTCTGATCATATTTCTCACCTGGAGGTGCCTGTTCAAAAAGAAAATGCGCCGAAGGTCCATGTATGCACATAGCAGAACCAGAGAATCCTCTGGCAACACAACAATTGGTGATGGTAGAAGTTCCCTTCCTCAGCCACTTAGCATTCTTCATTCTCCCCAGGAAGAGATGTTTGAAGATAATGGACACTCCCCGGGATATTTTAGCTAcatggatgggcatgcagattCAGTATCAATAAGGCTTTCAAGCTGTGACCCACCACCATCATATGAAGAAGTTGCTGGTGAAATCTCTGGTGAAAGTGGCATGAGAAGAattcaaactgcaaatcccttggATCCGCCTCCCCAGTATGAAGACATCATGAATAGTATGTCAGTACCTCCAGTTACTATCAAATGA